A single Dasypus novemcinctus isolate mDasNov1 chromosome 4, mDasNov1.1.hap2, whole genome shotgun sequence DNA region contains:
- the LOC101436602 gene encoding 5-hydroxytryptamine receptor 3C produces the protein MRMFHNMEAQRPCFHLTGFPFSTGRANTFTINCTGFDLHGVDPAAFQAVFNQKDFRPVINYSAPTHVNISFTLSAILEVDAQLQLLTSFLWLNMIWDNPFISWNPEECGDIRKLTVTTENLWLPDIFIEESMDVAQTPEGLSAYVSNQGRISYSKPMRVTSICSLDIFYFPFDEQNCTLTFSSFLYTVENMLLGMDKQVWEIADTSRDVVRTQGEWELLGINKATPKMSVGSSLFDQIMFYVAIKRRPRLYVINLLVPSGFLVAIDALSFYLPAESGNRAPFKITLLLGYNVFLLMMNKLLPANGTPLISVYFALCLTLMVVSLLETVFITYLLHLATTQPPPVPQWLHSLLLRCTCPRKCCLTALQKDNRGQGLSAPCLPDLKEPGELVGKELGPRETKLNGSSGLTRVQLVDLWVQLSHMMDTLLFRLYLLFLASSICTVIVLWNT, from the exons GAAGCACAACGACCCTGCTTCCATCTCACAGGCTTTCCGTTCTCCACAGGAAGGGCCAATACTTTTACCATCAATTGCACAGGGTTTGACCTGCATGGGGTGGATCCTGCTGCCTTCCAGGCTGTGTTTAACCAGAAAGACTTCCGTCCAGTCATCAACTACAGTGCCCCCACCCATGTCAACATCTCCTTCACCCTGTCTGCCATCCTGGAAGTG gATGCACAACTTCAGCTGCTGACATCATTTCTGTGGCTAAATATG ATCTGGGATAACCCATTCATCAGCTGGAACCCGGAAGAATGTGGTGATATCAGGAAACTCACTGTGACAACTGAGAACCTGTGGCTCCCAGACATCTTCATTGAGGAATC CATGGATGTGGCGCAGACCCCGGAAGGCCTCTCTGCGTATGTGAGTAATCAGGGCCGCATCAGCTACAGCAAACCAATGCGCGTGACCAGCATCTGTAGCCTGGACATCTTCTACTTCCCTTTTGATGAGCAGAACTGCACATTAACCTTTAGCTCTTTCCTATACACAG TGGAAAACATGTTGCTGGGCATGGACAAGCAAGTGTGGGAAATAGCAGACACTTCTCGTGACGTCGTCCGCACACAGGGGGAGTGGGAGCTCTTGGGCATCAACAAAGCCACCCCAAAGATGTCCGTGGGCTCCAGTCTTTTTGACCAGATCATGTTCTAT GTGGCCATCAAGCGCAGGCCCAGGCTCTACGTCATAAACCTGCTGGTGCCCAGCGGCTTTCTGGTTGCCATCGATGCCCTCAGCTTCTACCTGCCGGCCGAAAGTGGGAATCGAGCACCCTTCAAGATAACCCTTCTGCTGGGCTACAATGTCTTTCTGCTCATGATGAATAAATTGCTCCCGGCTAATGGCACTCCACTCATCA gtgtctaCTTTGCCCTGTGCCTGACCCTGATGGTGGTCAGCCTGCTGGAGACCGTCTTCATCACCTACCTGCTGCACCTGGCCACCACCCAGCCCCCACCTGTGCCTCAGTGGCTCCACTCCCTGCTGCTTCGGTGTACCTGCCCAAGGAAATGCTGCCTCACTGCACTCCAGAAGGACAACAGGGGCCAAGGCCTCAGCGCCCCCTGCTTGCCTG ACCTGAAGGAGCCAGGGGAGTTGGtggggaaggagctgggacccaGAGAGACCAAGTTAAATGGGAGCTCAGGACTGACAAGGGTCCAGCTAGTTGACCTGTGGGTGCAGCTCAGCCACATGATGGACACACTGCTCTTCCGCCTCTACCTgctcttcctggcttcctccaTCTGCACGGTCATTGTCCTCTGGAACACCTAG